A window of the Haloquadratum walsbyi C23 genome harbors these coding sequences:
- a CDS encoding DUF5799 family protein, which produces MSEWTDSIVGDRMTVDREFNDRVTASEFSNQEWGLIMTATELDIENADNPETARLIADTENLSQIMPELDTVQSQMSQMGGSPGDTGGGSGGGVVESIKGVLGLGSDDNGSDEERLEAAERLAQAYADELQSHLEAAGKWKQVRVAYQE; this is translated from the coding sequence ATGTCTGAGTGGACCGACAGTATTGTCGGCGATCGGATGACAGTCGACAGGGAATTCAATGATCGTGTCACTGCCTCAGAATTTTCAAATCAAGAGTGGGGGCTGATCATGACTGCCACTGAACTTGATATTGAAAATGCAGATAACCCTGAGACAGCGCGGCTTATCGCAGATACAGAAAATCTCTCACAGATTATGCCTGAACTTGACACTGTTCAATCACAGATGTCACAAATGGGAGGATCACCAGGAGATACCGGTGGTGGCTCCGGTGGTGGTGTTGTCGAATCGATAAAAGGTGTCCTAGGACTTGGAAGTGATGATAATGGGAGTGATGAGGAACGTCTTGAAGCAGCTGAACGTCTTGCGCAAGCGTATGCTGATGAGCTACAAAGCCATCTTGAAGCAGCCGGAAAGTGGAAACAGGTTCGTGTTGCTTATCAAGAATAA
- a CDS encoding HAD family hydrolase, with translation MDRYDRLYALYENFPTDTLRDRQNFIDLFPPVDSRVALEYWEDAHNELQAQKDEIRDAFANKDGHERETTIDQEGSYSTSITTAENEAVEPETMAAIASQATREQAFTALDLCMKYQRRINALVLDVDETLRSAGGTDNEIPRETLHHLTEIHERGIPIIICTGQTLENVKGFAIQGLGSELVHSGDISIVYEAGTGVFTPGHGSDTKRLLYAELDSEIQSIFTQVRSRVLPEAPETIQQSAHLQGNEFNITLKPNYETGSDAAETVIDEGLCYLVDLLGDIVTTAVDIDDETVVSIRNDMTADVDISSVSDGASDDNIASRVQTEDIYDIGALWARAYYASADPEIATVLEDADAAPTIDPDSIPTSVRTRFDRIDIAYYHADAAEIGSLDLDKPTGVQGALDVLDIEDPFVLIMGDSKSDLRIMEWAQTHDAGIAAAPRHASTRVLEHVRTTDDLVYEPGDAASILRTISVLNHLDPIEYESS, from the coding sequence ATGGACCGATATGATCGTCTTTACGCCCTCTATGAAAATTTCCCAACAGACACACTACGGGATCGACAGAACTTCATTGACTTATTCCCTCCTGTTGATTCTCGTGTTGCACTTGAGTACTGGGAAGATGCCCATAATGAACTCCAGGCACAAAAAGATGAAATCCGTGATGCATTCGCAAACAAGGACGGTCATGAGCGTGAGACAACAATTGATCAGGAAGGGAGTTACAGTACATCGATAACCACAGCCGAGAACGAAGCAGTTGAGCCTGAGACGATGGCTGCGATTGCCTCTCAAGCAACGCGTGAACAAGCGTTTACCGCACTTGATCTCTGTATGAAATATCAGCGGAGAATAAATGCACTCGTGCTTGATGTCGATGAGACGCTTCGCTCTGCTGGTGGGACAGATAATGAGATCCCCCGTGAGACACTGCATCATCTGACAGAAATTCATGAAAGGGGTATTCCAATCATCATCTGTACGGGACAGACGCTTGAAAATGTCAAAGGCTTTGCAATTCAAGGGCTTGGAAGTGAATTAGTTCATTCTGGCGACATTAGCATTGTCTATGAGGCAGGAACCGGAGTTTTTACCCCAGGTCATGGCTCGGACACAAAACGATTGCTCTATGCAGAACTGGATTCAGAGATTCAGTCTATCTTTACACAAGTTCGCTCACGGGTACTTCCAGAAGCACCAGAAACAATACAACAATCAGCACATCTTCAGGGAAATGAATTCAATATTACGTTAAAACCCAATTATGAGACTGGAAGTGACGCAGCAGAGACGGTAATTGATGAGGGACTGTGCTATCTCGTTGATCTTCTTGGGGATATCGTCACAACGGCTGTCGATATAGATGATGAGACAGTTGTCTCAATACGGAATGACATGACAGCTGATGTGGATATCTCCTCAGTGTCAGACGGCGCTTCTGACGACAATATTGCCTCAAGAGTGCAAACTGAGGATATCTATGATATCGGTGCACTGTGGGCACGAGCCTACTACGCGTCTGCTGATCCAGAAATCGCGACTGTTCTTGAAGACGCAGACGCAGCACCAACGATAGATCCAGATTCGATTCCTACCTCAGTTCGCACGCGTTTCGATCGGATTGATATTGCATATTATCATGCCGATGCGGCTGAGATTGGATCACTTGATCTTGACAAGCCAACCGGTGTGCAAGGAGCACTTGATGTGCTCGACATTGAGGATCCATTTGTGCTTATTATGGGCGATAGCAAGTCGGATCTTCGAATCATGGAATGGGCTCAGACACATGATGCAGGTATCGCTGCTGCACCTCGACACGCATCAACGCGCGTATTAGAGCATGTTCGAACAACAGATGACCTTGTGTATGAACCAGGCGATGCAGCGTCAATCCTCCGCACTATCTCTGTTCTCAATCATCTTGATCCGATAGAATATGAGTCATCCTGA
- a CDS encoding AI-2E family transporter — protein sequence MSSRTIDRTQLAWWVIGFALAGALIFVVYSFIGTIVFGLFFYYATRPLYQRINRQIGPPSLAAAIALLLLALPAFLLVLYTAAIAANELIKLTNQTLVQLVDSPITSQQLAQITDIERLIQIELTQLTPDQIRRVFSSLGSAGNFLSVIGVGLVHLFVMIALAFYLLRDDHQLSRWVRSRFGDERGVLETYLDAVDNDFTSIFFGNILNAVITGTIGVLAYSILNITAPAGVAIPAAALLGLVAGVASLIPVVGMKLVYVPVAVYLAVTSYFTNPETLWFTASFVAVSLIIVDTIPDLVLRPYVSGRRLHVGAVMVAYTFGPLLFGWYGIFLAPIILVLVVNFALYVLPTLISREQIRPYSVDPGVAVRQQQISVSDSVVVGDGHGRRKDSSAEKSSVKEDAAVSDVDESDESDGSS from the coding sequence ATGTCGTCTCGAACGATAGACCGGACACAACTCGCATGGTGGGTTATTGGATTCGCACTCGCTGGCGCTTTGATATTTGTCGTCTATTCGTTCATTGGAACAATCGTTTTTGGGCTATTCTTTTATTATGCGACGCGCCCGCTTTATCAACGAATTAACCGACAAATCGGTCCACCAAGCCTGGCGGCTGCTATTGCACTATTATTACTGGCACTTCCAGCATTCTTATTAGTGTTATATACAGCAGCGATTGCAGCAAATGAATTGATTAAGCTCACAAATCAAACGCTCGTTCAACTCGTTGATTCACCAATTACCTCCCAACAACTAGCACAAATTACTGATATTGAGCGGCTTATTCAGATTGAATTGACTCAATTAACGCCTGATCAGATTCGGCGTGTTTTCAGCTCGCTCGGGTCAGCAGGAAACTTCCTCTCAGTCATTGGCGTTGGGCTTGTTCATTTGTTTGTGATGATTGCGCTTGCATTCTATCTCCTACGGGATGATCATCAACTCTCACGGTGGGTACGGAGCCGTTTTGGTGATGAACGTGGCGTTCTTGAGACGTATCTTGATGCAGTTGATAATGATTTCACAAGCATCTTTTTCGGTAATATTCTCAACGCAGTAATTACCGGAACGATTGGTGTATTAGCATACTCAATCTTAAATATCACTGCACCAGCGGGGGTCGCTATTCCAGCAGCAGCGTTATTAGGTCTTGTCGCAGGGGTTGCAAGTCTTATTCCCGTTGTTGGAATGAAACTTGTCTACGTTCCAGTGGCTGTATACTTAGCTGTGACATCGTATTTCACAAATCCAGAAACACTTTGGTTTACGGCGAGCTTCGTTGCTGTCTCGCTCATTATTGTCGATACCATCCCTGACCTCGTGCTTCGACCATATGTCTCAGGGCGGCGACTTCATGTCGGTGCGGTGATGGTCGCATACACGTTTGGTCCGCTTTTGTTTGGATGGTATGGTATTTTCCTTGCACCGATTATTCTTGTATTGGTCGTCAACTTTGCGCTGTACGTGCTTCCAACACTCATTTCACGTGAGCAAATACGTCCATATAGCGTTGACCCAGGTGTTGCTGTTCGTCAACAGCAGATATCTGTGTCAGACAGTGTTGTCGTTGGCGATGGTCATGGTAGAAGAAAAGATAGCTCGGCTGAGAAGTCCAGTGTGAAAGAGGATGCTGCGGTATCTGATGTCGATGAATCGGATGAATCGGATGGATCGTCTTGA
- a CDS encoding DoxX family protein codes for MLGDSDSQSQEQSCSQKTRCIRLRLGLILSLCLIAPVTLATGRVSAHVKYVTPGGDPVAVAEFLGRALTDPFNLILLAGGGLFGIVAATLYLQIRPFRRDLAVFRQTMGEYRDLLSWLLRLSVGLPLVGAGFSGYFFSPAVTIGPPVFVRLFGVTTGFLLLFGFGTRLMAFVSLVGYTGGLILEPTLLLAFEYVPALTAIALLGGGRPSADQVVARLAAKDTVYSRIDPFYRAVAVPFVERVSGYTWLVPIVIRVGLGISFMYLGVTQKIMNPGDAAAVVAKYNLTAVVPVSPELWIIGAGVTEMAVGAVLFFGAFTRTASAVSFILFTTTLFGLPDDPVLAHISLFGLASALLITGGGRWSIDALLGGAGDPQSAVDPEATETPADPSAAD; via the coding sequence ATGTTAGGTGATTCGGATTCACAATCGCAAGAACAATCGTGTTCTCAGAAAACGAGATGTATCCGGTTGCGACTGGGATTGATACTATCATTATGTCTCATCGCGCCAGTTACCCTTGCGACCGGTCGAGTGAGCGCACATGTGAAATATGTCACACCCGGGGGTGACCCAGTAGCTGTTGCCGAATTCTTGGGTCGTGCACTAACAGATCCATTCAATCTTATACTTCTTGCTGGTGGTGGTCTCTTTGGTATTGTTGCAGCAACACTCTATTTGCAAATACGCCCATTTCGCCGCGACCTTGCCGTTTTTCGTCAGACGATGGGAGAATACCGCGATCTTCTTTCCTGGCTTCTTCGTTTGAGTGTTGGGCTTCCACTTGTCGGTGCCGGATTTTCTGGATATTTCTTTTCACCGGCTGTCACGATTGGTCCTCCAGTATTTGTTCGGTTATTTGGGGTCACAACTGGGTTTCTGCTCCTCTTCGGATTCGGCACGCGTCTGATGGCGTTTGTCTCACTCGTCGGTTACACTGGCGGGCTTATACTGGAACCAACCTTACTACTGGCATTTGAGTACGTGCCTGCACTCACTGCAATTGCATTACTAGGTGGTGGTCGACCAAGTGCTGATCAAGTTGTTGCGCGACTCGCAGCCAAAGACACAGTTTACTCACGAATCGACCCATTTTATCGGGCAGTTGCTGTTCCGTTTGTCGAACGAGTGTCAGGATATACATGGCTCGTCCCAATCGTGATTCGCGTTGGGCTTGGAATTTCTTTCATGTATCTCGGTGTGACACAGAAAATCATGAATCCTGGTGATGCTGCTGCGGTCGTTGCAAAATATAACTTAACTGCTGTTGTTCCAGTAAGTCCAGAACTGTGGATTATTGGTGCTGGTGTGACCGAAATGGCTGTTGGAGCGGTGCTATTCTTTGGTGCATTTACCCGAACGGCTTCAGCCGTCTCATTTATTTTGTTCACGACGACACTGTTTGGTCTCCCTGATGACCCTGTGCTTGCACATATCTCACTTTTCGGACTTGCATCAGCACTTCTCATCACTGGAGGGGGTCGATGGTCGATCGATGCGCTTCTTGGGGGTGCTGGTGACCCACAGTCTGCAGTCGATCCCGAGGCGACTGAGACGCCTGCGGACCCATCTGCTGCAGATTGA
- a CDS encoding FmdB family zinc ribbon protein, whose translation MEIRGQRQCSECGHEWSYFDTGQVACPACGSLKSVGRGERKTHTDSAIELDLSAHQQALDAETDVSMIAEGLTTTLRDYIRQRGFLNGGTLQPPDDTLLSAAELLHAVDVLDRCRHPTDEARLYVTKLLGVANDGHRPTPNSVPTSLTTARGLAYTEVLSTFHQDFTKWITEESSVMDGSVQSVTEIQESDVSIHQLRERLDTHLTRSEALQGDIPVETSERFVIIARKLHHGVVNHDTDALETARMKLNSVSFDSPAAE comes from the coding sequence ATGGAGATTCGGGGTCAGCGCCAATGTAGTGAATGTGGTCATGAATGGTCATACTTTGACACAGGACAGGTTGCCTGCCCAGCATGTGGTAGTCTCAAAAGCGTCGGGCGTGGAGAGCGAAAAACACATACTGACAGTGCTATTGAATTAGATCTTTCAGCTCATCAGCAAGCGCTTGATGCGGAGACCGATGTTTCTATGATCGCAGAAGGTCTTACCACAACACTTCGTGACTATATTCGTCAGCGAGGGTTCCTCAATGGAGGAACGTTGCAGCCTCCAGATGATACACTGCTTTCGGCGGCTGAACTCTTACATGCAGTTGATGTTCTTGATCGCTGTCGTCATCCAACAGATGAAGCACGATTGTATGTAACTAAATTGCTCGGCGTCGCAAATGATGGTCATCGACCAACCCCAAATTCAGTTCCAACATCACTGACAACCGCACGTGGACTCGCATATACCGAGGTTCTCTCTACATTTCATCAGGATTTCACTAAATGGATCACTGAAGAGTCATCAGTCATGGATGGATCCGTACAGAGCGTCACAGAAATCCAAGAGTCTGACGTATCTATTCACCAACTCCGCGAGCGACTCGACACGCACCTTACTCGCAGCGAGGCGTTGCAAGGAGATATTCCAGTCGAGACAAGCGAGAGATTCGTTATAATAGCTCGAAAGTTACACCATGGAGTTGTAAATCATGACACAGACGCACTTGAAACCGCGCGGATGAAACTTAATTCAGTTAGTTTTGATTCGCCAGCCGCAGAGTAA
- a CDS encoding Single-stranded DNA binding protein yields the protein MDVDDHAEELASTLGVDKTEVKSDLENLVAYSVPVDEAVQSIRRKYGSDTGNAAVPSTKDVDAVDIDDGNVTVTVRVITVGCRTIQYQGDEQVIREGILADETGTISYTAWQDFGFEPGDSVTIGNAGVREWDGQPELNIGQSSTVAVETDSISVVEHDLPCPIGGHSSLLELRPGNRGRVVDVEIIEIEERVIDGRDGETTIHSGVIADGSGRLPFTDWGARSILSSGETYRFDDVYIREFRGAPQVNLSTFTTVESLSEDIEITDDAKQVEIGEAVDSGGVFDVEIIATVLEVREGSGLIERCPECNRALQGGQCREHGAVEAKDDMRVKAIVDDGTGAVTAILDRELTESVYGGSMDEAMSVAREAMDKSVIAEEIRSTIVGREYRIRGNLSVDEYGANLETAEFEQTSDDPATRAQSVLEEVTS from the coding sequence ATGGACGTAGACGATCACGCTGAGGAACTTGCCTCCACCCTCGGTGTTGACAAAACGGAGGTCAAATCAGACTTAGAAAACCTCGTTGCATACAGCGTTCCGGTTGACGAGGCCGTGCAAAGTATTCGCCGAAAGTATGGAAGTGACACTGGTAATGCTGCTGTGCCGTCAACAAAGGATGTTGATGCGGTTGACATAGATGATGGAAACGTGACTGTCACCGTTCGTGTCATCACAGTTGGCTGTCGGACAATCCAGTATCAAGGTGATGAACAAGTGATCCGTGAGGGGATCCTCGCTGATGAGACAGGCACAATCTCATATACTGCGTGGCAGGATTTCGGATTTGAGCCAGGCGATTCAGTTACAATCGGTAACGCTGGTGTTCGTGAGTGGGATGGGCAACCAGAACTGAATATTGGACAGTCCTCAACGGTTGCTGTTGAGACCGATTCCATATCGGTTGTTGAACATGATCTGCCGTGTCCGATCGGTGGTCATAGCTCACTTCTTGAATTACGACCTGGTAATCGAGGACGGGTTGTCGATGTTGAAATCATCGAGATTGAAGAGCGTGTGATCGATGGACGAGACGGAGAAACAACGATTCACTCCGGTGTGATTGCTGATGGGTCCGGACGATTGCCATTCACTGATTGGGGAGCGCGGTCGATCCTTTCATCTGGTGAGACATACCGGTTTGATGATGTGTATATACGTGAGTTCCGTGGAGCCCCACAAGTCAATCTCTCAACATTTACCACGGTCGAGTCACTATCGGAAGATATTGAGATTACCGACGATGCCAAACAAGTCGAAATCGGTGAGGCAGTTGATTCCGGTGGTGTGTTTGATGTTGAGATTATTGCGACCGTTCTGGAGGTTCGTGAGGGCTCAGGATTGATTGAGCGATGCCCAGAGTGTAATCGTGCGCTTCAGGGTGGTCAGTGTCGCGAACATGGGGCTGTCGAAGCGAAAGACGATATGCGAGTCAAAGCAATCGTTGACGACGGGACCGGCGCCGTCACTGCGATTCTTGATCGCGAATTGACCGAGTCTGTCTATGGTGGAAGTATGGATGAAGCAATGTCAGTCGCACGTGAAGCAATGGATAAGTCTGTTATTGCTGAAGAAATCCGCTCAACTATCGTCGGTCGAGAGTATCGTATCCGCGGGAATCTCTCTGTAGATGAGTATGGTGCAAATCTCGAGACGGCTGAATTTGAACAGACAAGTGATGATCCAGCGACGCGTGCGCAATCGGTACTTGAAGAGGTGACATCATGA
- a CDS encoding IS701-like element ISHwa4 family transposase codes for MLPITDFLSCTDVLDEFDSLSYHQTTHAKTYVTGLAAGRSKTVTGIAREVLPAGSDRALNKFITEYDWDEDQLNHERLEELQKHGETRWSQNGYIVIDDSVIQRTGKSLPGAGEFYDHSEGEPVWGQNLVYAFYTDDKTSYPLAFRQYEKVDDEDEEDEQETKYDLAREIITELEEEVGVPAGTYLFDAWFAHDSGLIEHVESHGKDWIGPLRGNRQVTYANKERRVDALEECIDKEEREVDGETYKIWTKTVPVSKLGEVRLVITEKVTDEDKENPVKYLATSKIDAPSAHIIRSYSYRWRVETFFEDSKEDLGLGDCEVRDSDGASRHWHLQMLAYSLLRLGPESSASERLVSKASSLRSQLEHGLKETIYNMFSWVRDQPDRDLDGLMEDIDHLFLHSEGSL; via the coding sequence ATGCTGCCGATTACGGATTTCCTCTCGTGCACCGACGTGCTGGATGAATTCGACTCGCTATCATATCATCAAACGACTCACGCCAAAACGTACGTGACAGGTCTTGCTGCGGGCCGCAGCAAGACTGTAACCGGAATTGCACGAGAGGTCCTTCCTGCCGGAAGTGACCGAGCACTCAACAAGTTCATCACCGAATACGATTGGGATGAGGATCAGCTCAATCACGAGCGGTTAGAGGAACTGCAAAAACACGGAGAGACACGCTGGTCACAAAACGGCTATATCGTTATTGACGATTCAGTCATCCAGCGAACCGGGAAGTCCCTTCCCGGTGCTGGAGAGTTCTACGATCACTCTGAGGGTGAGCCTGTTTGGGGACAGAACCTCGTCTACGCGTTCTATACCGATGATAAAACGTCCTATCCACTTGCTTTTCGCCAGTACGAGAAGGTCGACGACGAGGACGAGGAAGACGAACAGGAGACAAAATACGACCTCGCACGAGAGATAATCACGGAATTAGAAGAAGAGGTAGGTGTGCCTGCGGGCACCTACCTCTTCGATGCATGGTTTGCTCATGACTCCGGTCTGATCGAACACGTCGAATCACACGGCAAGGACTGGATTGGACCACTACGGGGCAACCGACAGGTGACCTACGCGAACAAAGAGAGACGCGTCGATGCGCTCGAAGAGTGCATCGACAAGGAAGAGCGAGAAGTTGACGGTGAAACGTACAAAATTTGGACTAAGACAGTCCCTGTCTCGAAATTAGGTGAAGTTCGGCTGGTAATCACAGAGAAGGTTACCGATGAGGACAAAGAGAATCCAGTAAAGTATCTTGCGACGAGCAAGATTGACGCGCCTTCGGCACACATTATTCGGAGCTATTCGTACAGATGGCGAGTAGAGACATTCTTCGAGGACTCGAAAGAGGATCTTGGCTTAGGAGACTGCGAGGTTCGTGATTCTGACGGTGCCAGTCGTCACTGGCACCTTCAGATGCTGGCCTACAGCCTTCTTCGGCTTGGTCCGGAATCGAGCGCCTCGGAGCGACTTGTCTCGAAAGCCTCGTCGCTCCGATCACAACTCGAACACGGTCTCAAGGAGACGATCTACAACATGTTTTCCTGGGTGCGCGATCAACCAGACCGCGATCTCGATGGACTGATGGAAGACATTGACCACCTCTTTCTCCATTCTGAGGGTAGTTTATAA
- a CDS encoding helix-turn-helix transcriptional regulator translates to MYDLTGFQRDLLYVIAGLEKPHGLAIKDELESYYEKEIHHGRLYPNLDTLVEKGLIDKGELDRRTNYYSLTRRGQREIDARADWEGSYIEISFEGFE, encoded by the coding sequence ATGTATGACTTGACAGGATTTCAGCGTGATCTGTTGTACGTGATTGCTGGCTTGGAGAAACCACATGGGCTTGCAATAAAAGACGAACTTGAAAGTTATTATGAAAAGGAGATTCATCATGGACGTTTATATCCGAATCTTGACACGCTTGTCGAGAAAGGACTCATCGATAAAGGAGAGCTTGACAGACGGACAAACTACTACAGCCTTACCCGACGAGGTCAGCGAGAAATTGATGCTAGGGCAGATTGGGAGGGATCATACATTGAAATTTCATTTGAGGGATTCGAATAG